The Rubricoccus marinus nucleotide sequence GACGTCTACCTCGGCAACCTTCCCGTCATGACGGAGAAGGGCACGTTCGTTGTCAATGGCGCCGAGCGCGTCATCGTCAGCCAGCTGCACCGCTCTCCCGGCGTCTTCTTCTCTCAGTCGGTGCACCCGAACGGGACGGATCTCTACTCCGCTCGCGTGATCCCTTTCCGCGGCTCGTGGATCGAGTTCTCGACGGACGTGGCGAACGTGATGTGGGCATACATCGACCGCAAGAAGAAGATGCCCGTCACGGGCCTCTTGCGTGCGCTGGGCTACTCCTCCGACGCTGAGATCGTGACGCTGTTCGACCTGGCCGATGAGGTCGAGGTCTCGAACAAGCGCGCATTCAAGAAGCTCGTCGGCCGCACGCTCGCCTCGACCGTTACGGTCAACATCCATCACGAAGTGATCGATGAGGACACGGGCGAAGTGATCGAGGAGCGGGACGAGCGTGAGGTGATCTTCCCCGCCGAGCACGAGCTGACCGAGGACGACTACGGCACGCTGAAGGACGCGGGCGTCGAGAGCGTCATCCTCCGCAAGGAGCAGAACGAGGACGACGACGACAACCAGATCGACCGCGGTACGCTTCTCAACACGCTGAAGAAGGACCCGACGCACTCCTCTGAGGAGGCCCTCGAGTACCTCTACCAGCTTCTGCGCGGCGCTGAGGCGCCAGACGTTGACACCGCGCGCGCTCTGCTCGACCGCCTGTTCTTCTCGGACAAGCGCTACGACCTCGGGTCGGTGGGCCGCTACCGCATGAACAGCCGTCTCGGGCTGGACAAGACGAACCGCAGCGTCACGCTGTCCAAGGAGGACATCGTCGCCATCGTCAACGAGATCATCCTGCTCCAGAACGGCCGGAGCCAGGTGGACGACATCGACCACCTCGGTAACCGTCGCGTGCGGACCGTGGGGGAGCAGCTGGAGAGCCAGTTCTCGCTCGGCCTCGCGCGCATGGCGCGGACCATCAAGGAGCGCATGAACCTCCGCGACGCGGACCGGTTCACGCCTCAGGACCTCGTGAACGCGCGGACCGTCTCGTCGGTGATCAACACCTTCTTCGGGACGAACCAGCTCTCGCAGTTCATGGACCAGACCAACCCTCTGGCGGAGCTGACGCACAAGCGTCGCATGTCCGCCCTGGGACCTGGTGGTCTAACCCGCGAGCGCGCGGGCTTCGAGGTTCGAGACGTTCACTACACCCACTACGGTCGTCTCTGCCCGATCGAGACGCCAGAGGGGCCGAACATCGGCCTCATTTCGTCGCTGTGCGTGCACGGCGTCGTGAACGAGTTCGGGTTCATCGAGACCCCGTACCGCATCGTCAAGGACGGCGTGGTGACGGAGGAGATCGAGTACCTCGGTGCAGAAAGCGAAGACCGCTTCGTCGTCGCGCAGGCCAACGCGCCGCTCAACGACGACGGCACGTTCACCAACGATCTCGTCCGCGCCCGTATCGGCGGCGACGTGCCGCTCGTGCGGCCCGACGAGGTTGATTACATGGACGTGGCGCCGAACCAGATCATCTCGCCAGCGGCGAGCCTGATCCCGTTCCTCGAGCACGATGACGCCAACCGTGCGCTCATGGGCTCGAACATGCAGCGTCAGGCTGTGCCGCTCCTCCGGCCGTCTGCGCCGTTTGTGGGCACCGGTCTGGAAGGCCGCGTCGCTCGCGATTCTCGCGCCATCATCGTCGCCGAGGGTGACGGAACGGTGGAGTACGTGGACGCGCGCAAGATCACGGTCCGCTACGACGAGACGCCAGAGGATGCCGACGCGGCATTCGAGGAGCCCGTCCGCGATTACCCGCTGGTCAAATTCCGTCGCACCAACCAGGACACGTCCATTACGCAGAAGCCTCTCGTGAAGGCGAACCAGCGTGTGTCTAAGGGCGATGTCTTGGCCGACGGCGCGTCAACGGAGAACGGCGAACTCGCGCTCGGCAAAAACGTCCTTGTGGCGTTCATGCCGTGGAAGGGCTACAACTTCGAGGACGCCATCGTGCTCTCGGAGCGCCTCGTCCGTGACGATGTGTTCACCTCGGTCCACATCGAGGAGTTCGACCACCAGGTCCGCGATACGAAGCGTGGCGAGGAGGAGCTGACACGCGAGATTCCGAACGTCTCTGAGGAGGCGACCAAGGACCTCGACGAGCGCGGCATCGTCCGCGTCGGCGCCGAAGTCACGCCCGGTGACATCATCGTCGGCAAGATCACGCCAAAGGGCGAGACCGACCCAACGCCAGAGGAGAAGCTGCTCCGCGCGATCTTCGGCGACAAGGCCGGCGACGTGAAAGATGCGTCTCTCAAGGCGAAGCCAGGTATGAAGGGCGTCGTGATCGACACGATGCTGTTCAGCCGTCGCAAGACGGACCCCGTTACCAAAAAGGCGGAGGAGAAGCGACTGGAGGAGATCGAGAAGGCGCTTACGCGCGAGATCGACGCGCTCCAGAGCTCGTTCTACGAGCGGTTCTTCTCGCTCATCAACGGCCGGAAGGTCGGCGGTGCGGTCGAACTCCGTGACGGCACGATTGTCGTCTCTGACGGCGCAAAGATTGCCAAGAAGGCTTTCTCCGACATCGAGCCCGCAGACCTCAAGATCCGTCAGGCGTTTACGCTCGATGACGATCTCAACAAGCAGGTTTGGAAGCTTCTGGCGAACTACCAGCGGCGCCACCAGGCCGTCGAGGGTGCTGCCAAGCAGGAGCAGTACCGCATCCAGATGGGTGACGAGCTGCCCCCGGGCATCGTGCAGCTGGCGAAGGTCTACGTCGCGAAGAAGCGCAAGCTTCAGGTCGGCGACAAGATGGCTGGTCGCTACGGCAACAAGGGTGTCGTCGCGAAGGTCGTCCCGATGGAGGATATGCCGTTCCTTGAGGACGGCACGCCCGTCGACATCTGCCTCAACCCGCTCGGCGTGCCGAGCCGCATGAACCTCGGACAGATCTTCGAGATCATGCTGGGCTGGGCCGGCGACAAGCTGGGCGAGACCTACGCGACGCCTGCCTTCGATGGCGCGAGCATGGACCAGATCCAGGCGAAGCTCCGTGAGGCGGGTCTGCCCGAAGACGGCCGCATCCAGCTCTACGACGGCGCGACCGGCGAGCCCTTTGATCAGACGACCACGGTCGGTCAGATCTACATGCTCAAACTCTCGCACCTTGTCGAGGACAAGATCCACGCTCGCTCGATTGGGCCGTACAGCCTTATCACGCAGCAGCCGCTCGGTGGTAAAGCACAGTTCGGTGGACAGCGCTTCGGCGAGATGGAAGTCTGGGCGCTCTACGCGTACGGCGCGGCCAACGTGCTCCGCGAGATGCTCACCGTCAAGTCCGACGACGTGCAGGGCCGCTCGAAGACCTACGAGGCCATCGTCAAGGGTGACAACGTCCCCGAGCCGAACGTCCCGGAGAGCTTCAACGTCCTCGTTCGCGAGATGCAAGGTCTCGGCCTCGAAGTGAAAGTTGACTAGGGGACTGAGGACTGAGAGCCCGCCTCTGGCGCCGGTGCCTCTGGCGCCAGAGGCCGGGCCTCTCGATCCCCACCCCCGTTCTGCAGTCCCCAACACCTAGTCCTCAATTATGGCATTCGGCATCAAGCCTCAGGCGCCCGCCCCTAAGAAGCAGTTTAATTCGATTACTATCAGTCTCGCCTCGCCAGAGTCGATTCTGGAGCGCTCGTTCGGCGAGGTGCTCAAGCCGGAGACGATCAACTACCGGTCGTTCAAGCCGGAGAAGGACGGCCTCTTCTGCGAGAAGATCTTCGGTCCCGTCAAGGACTGGGAGTGCCACTGTGGCAAGTACAAGCGGATCCGCTACAAGGGCATCATCTGCGACCGTTGTGGCGTGGAGGTGACCCAGAAGGCGGTCCGACGCGAGCGCGCTGGGCACATCACGCTTAGCGTCCCCGTCGTCCACATCTGGTACTTCAAGAGCCTGCCGAACAAGATCGGCGCGCTCTTGGGCATGAAGTCCAAGGACCTCGACAAGGTCATCTACTACGAGCAGTACGTCTGCATCAACCCGGGCGGCGCGGCGTCGCTCGGCATTGAGCGCGGCACGCTGCTGACGGAGACGGAGTACTACGACGTGCTCTACCGCATCCGCGAGGACAACAACCGCCTCGCCGACGACGACCCGGAGAAGTTCGTCGCCATGATCGGTGGCGAAGCCGTCGAGACGCTGTTGAAGGCGCTCGACCTGGAGTCGCTCGCGGTCGAACTCCGCTTCCAGGCCAAGACGGAGACGAGCCAGGCCCGTAAGGCCGAGGCTCTCAAGCGTCTTGGCATCGTGGAGTCCTTCCGGACCGCGAACGCGAAGATGGAGAACAACCCGGAGTGGATGGTGATGAAGGTCATCCCCGTCATTCCGCCCGAGCTCCGTCCGCTCGTGCCGCTCGAAGGCGGCCGCTTCGCGACGTCCGACCTCAACGACCTCTACCGCCGGGTCATCATCCGGAACAACCGGTTGAAGCGCCTGATCGACATCAAGGCGCCAGAGGTCATCTTGCGCAACGAGAAGCGCATGCTGCAGGAGGCGGTTGATAGCCTCTTTGACAACAGCCGCCGCTCCAACTCGGTCCGCAGCGACTCGAACCGCGCGCTGAAGTCCCTGAGCGACATGCTCAAGGGCAAGCAGGGCCGCTTCCGTCAGAACCTCCTCGGCAAGCGCGTCGACTACTCCGGTCGTTCGGTCATCGTGGTCGGCCCGGAGCTTGGGCTCCACGAATGCGGTCTGCCCAAGCAGATGGCCGTGGAGTTGTTCAAGCCGTTCATCATCCGCAAGCTCATTGAGCGCGGCATCGTAAAGACGGTCAAGAGCGCCAAGAAGGTGGTCGACCGCCGCACGGCGGACGTGTTCGACATCCTGGAGCGCGTCATCGACGGGCACCCCGTCATGCTCAACCGAGCGCCGACGCTCCACCGACTGGGTATCCAGGCGTTCCAGCCGGTCCTCATCGAGGGCAAGGCGATCCGCCTGCACCCTCTGGCGACGACGGCGTTCAACGCCGACTTCGACGGCGACCAGATGGCCGTCCACGTGCCGCTCTCTCAGGACGCGATCCTGGAGGCGCGCATCCTGATGCTCTCGGCGCACAACATCATGAGCCCCGCTCACGGTGGGCCTGTGGCCGTGCCGTCGCAGGACATGGTCCTGGGCATGTACTACCTGACCAAGAGCCGCAAGGGGCTCAAGGGTCACGGCATGCGCTTTGGCTCGATCGAGCAGGTCCGTCAGGCGTACGACCAGGGGCTCCTGGACCTCCACGCTATGATCTCGGTCAAGCTGGAGACGGCGACGTTCGACGGCAAGCAGGCCGCTGGCGAGATGATCGAGACCTCGGTCGGCCGCGCGCTCTTCAACGAGATCGTGCCGGAGGGCGTTGGCTACATCAACGACGTCCTGACGAAGAAGAACCTCCGCATCATCATCGGCGGCATCTTCAAGCGGACCAACTTCCCGAAGACGGCCGCCTTCTTGGACGACGTCAAGAACCTCGGATTCGGTCAGGCCATGCGTGGCGGGCTGAGCTTCTCGCTCTCGGACATCGTGGTCCCAGACGCCAAGTTCAAGCTCATCACCGACGCTGAGGAGAAAGTCGACGACATCAGGGCCAACTTCGAGATGGGCCTCATCTCGGAGAACGAGCGCTACAACCAGGTCATCGACGTCTGGACGACGACGAACAACGAGATCTCCAACGTTCTCTACGACGCGCTCCAGAACGACGACGAGGGCTTCAACGCCATCTACATGATGGCGGACTCTGGCGCGCGTGGTTCGCGCGAGCAGATCCGTCAGCTGGGTGGCATGCGTGGCCTCATGGCCAAGCCTCGTAAGAGTGTGGCCGGCGCCGCTGGCGAGATCATCGAGAACCCGATCAAGTCCAACTTCAAGGAGGGCCTGAGCGTCGTCGAGTACTTCATCTCGACGCACGGTGCTCGTAAGGGTCTGGCCGATACGGCACTGAAGACGGCCGACGCCGGGTACCTCACCCGTCGATTGGTGGACGTGTCCCAGGACATGACCGTCATGATCAACGACTGTGGGACGCTTCGCGGCATCCGCACATCGGCGCTGAAGGACAACGAGGACATCGTGGAGCCTCTGGCGGACCGCATCCTGGGCCGCGTGTCGGTCCACGACGTGCGCGATCCGCTGAGCGACGAGATCCTCGTCGAGCGCAACGGCCTCATCACGGAAGAGATCGCGGCTGCCATCGCGCAGACCAGCATCGAAACCGTTGAGATCCGTTCGGTCCTGGCGTGTGAGGCTGACCGCGGGGCGTGCGCGCTCTGCTACGGTCGCAACCTGGCCACAGGCCGCATGGTGGAGCCCGGTGAGGCTGTCGGCGTGATCGCCGCTCAGTCCATCGGCGAGCCCGGCACGCAGCTAACGCTCCGCACCTTCCACATCGGTGGTACGGCGTCGCGCATCTCGGCGGAGTCCACGATCGAGACCAAGTTCGGAGGCACCATCGTGTTCGAGAACCTGAGAACGGTCCAGAACGGAACGGGCGCGTCTGCGAAGATGATCGCGCTCGGCCGCTCCGGCGAGGTCAAGGTCATGGGCCCTGAAGGGCGCCAGATGATCGCGTACACCATCCCCTACGGCGCCGATGTCACGGTCCAGGAAGGGGACGTGGTGGAGAAGGGCGACGTGATCGCGACGTGGGACCCGTACAACTCGGTCATCGTCAGTGAGGTGGGAGGTGTTCTCCGCTTCCAGGATGTGATTGAGGGCACGACGTTCCGCGAAGAGAGCGACGAGCAGACCGGCTTCCGCGAGAAGGTGATCACGGAAACGCGCGAGCGGAACCTGACGCCGTCCCTCGTAATCGAGGGAGAGGGCGGCCGCCGCGAGTACATGATGCCCGTCCGTGCCCGCCTCCAGGTGGACGCAGGCGAGGAGATCGAGCCCGGAGCTGTCTTGGCGAAGCTTCCCCGTCAGAGCTCGAAGACGCGAGACATTACGGGCGGTCTTCCGCGCGTGATCGAGCTCTTCGAGGCGCGTCAGCCGAGCGATCCTGCCGTGGTCTCTGAGATCGACGGTGTGGTATCGATGGGTGGCCGTAAGCGCGGTAGCCAGGAGGTGATCGTGACCAGCCGTGACGGTGAGCTGGAGAAGACCTACATGGTCTCCCTCTCCAAGCACCTCCTCGTGCACGAGAACGACTTCGTCCGCGCGGGCGAAGCGCTCTCCGACGGTCAGATCTCTCCGCAGGACATCCTCTCCATCCTCGGGCCAACGGCCGTGCAGGAGTACCTCGTCAACGAGGTGCAGGAGGTGTACCGCCTGCAGGGCGTGACGATCAACGACAAGCACATCGAGACCATCGTCCGCCAGATGATGCAGAAGGTCCGGATCACCGACCCCGGTGACACCACCTTCCTCGAAGGCGAACTCGTCGACCGCTTCGTGCTGGAGAACACCAACAACGGTCTCTACGACACGTTCGTGGTGGTGGACCCGGGTGACACCGAGATCCGCATCGGCAGCAACATCAACCGCCGCCGTATGCGCGAAGCGAACTCGGACATGAAGCGCCAGGACAAGCGTGGCGTCGAAGTCCGCGATGCCGAGCTGGCCGTGGCCGAACCGGTGCTCTTGGGCATCACGCAGGCCGCCCTCGCGACGGACTCGTTCATCTCGGCCGCCTCTTTCCAAGAGACGACCAAGGTGCTCACCGAGGCCGCCATCGCGGGCAAGACGGACCCGCTGCTTGGACTCAAGGAGAACGTGATCGTCGGGCACCTTGTGCCTGCCGGTACCGGTCTCCGCGACTACAAGGATATCGTGGTCGGTTCCAAGGCCGAGCTCGAAGCGCTCCACGCCGCCAACGAGGCGCTGGACCGCGGCATGAGCGAGGCTGGCGACGGCAGTGGCTTCTCGCTACCCAACGTCGGGCCGGACAGCACGGACGACGCAGCGCTGGCCGAGATCAACCGCCGCCTGGGCTAAGCCTCTGGCGAATGGATGCGCCTCTGGCGCTGAAGAAGATCCGCGCCCCGGTCTCGCAAGAGGCCGGGGCGCTTTGCGTTCGCGCCAGAGGCCTCTGGCGGGGCTCGGAGGCGGGGCATGGCCCAAACCCCTCTACCCTGCAAGCGCCTCCCCAAGGGGAGAGGCTGAGTGTGCTCGCTTCTGGCGCCAGAGGCCGAGACCTACCTGCAAGAGGCTTACTCCTCGGTTGAGAGGCGTACGGCCTTGCCGCCCTCGCCCGGATCGTCCAGGCCCGTGCTGTCCACCCCTGCCTCGCGCGCTTCCCGCGCCTCGCGGCTGGTCTGAATACGCGCCTGCCACTCCTCGCTGCTCATACCGCGCTGGATGAAGTACGTGGCCGTCGCGATCAGCGTAACCGTGAGCAGGATGAACCCCGCGACGAAAAGCTTGGTGTTACGGCGAGAGAGAGGGGTCGGCATAGATCGAGAAGGCGCCGATGGCGCCAGGAGGGACGGCGCGCAAGAGGCTACTGGCGGCCCCAGGCGCGAACGAGCGCGTGCGTGTACGCCAGGGAACGCTCCAGATTCTGCACGGTGTTCCACTCGCGCACGCTGTGGAACTCGTGGCCGCCCGTGAACACGTTGGGCGTGGGGACGCCCTTCTCGCTCAGCCGGGCCCCATCAGTCCCACCGCGGACGGGCTCCAACGCGAGGTCCATGCCCATCTCGCGCGCGGCCTCTTGCGCGACCGAGACGGCGCGCGGGTCCACGTCCTCGATGTACGCGAGCATGTTGCGGTAGCTCTCGCGGATGTCGACCTCCGCGCGAGATCCCGGATGGCGTTGCGCCGCGCCAGAGGCCAGCTCTCGCACAAGAGAGCGCTTTGCGTCCATGCCACTCCCGTCGAAATCGCGCAGGAGCACGCGGACTTCGGCGCGGACCACGTCGCCAGAGGCCGTGTGGGGGTGGAGGTAGCCTCCCCGGCCGTCGGTCGTCTCGGGCGCTTCGTGAGCGGGGCAGGAGGCGATAAAGTCCGCGGCGACGCGCAGCGCGTTGACGAGGATGCCTCTGGCGTATCCGGGGTGGACGCCTACGCCGTGGAACGTCACGATGGCCTCGGCGGCGTTGAAAGTCTCCACGTTGAGGGAGTCCACGCCGCTGCCGTCCAGCGTGTACGCGACCTCGGCGCCCCAGCGCTCCAAGTCGAGGTGGTCCGTGCCTCGGCCCACCTCCTCGTCGGGCGTGAAAAGAAGCTGGATCGTCGGGCGCGGGGCAGGTCCTTCGCCTCTGGCGACGGCGTCGGCCTCGCTCGCGACGAGGTCTGCGGCAAGCTGGACGAGAACCGCCACGCCCGCCTTGTCGTCGCTGCCCAGCAGCGTGGTGCCGTCGCTCGTGATGAGATCGTGTCCGATGGCATCCGCCAGAGGCGGGCTCGTCGCGGGGCTCAGGTCGACCTCTGGCGCGCCCGGCAGCTCTATGCGGCCGCCGTTGTAGTCCGGGTGGATAAGTGGCGTCACATTCTCGCCCGGAGCGTCTGGGGACGTGTCCATGTGCGCGCACAGCCCGAGAGCGGGGAGCCGCGCCGCGGCCTCTGGCGCCAGAGGCGACGGCAGCGTCGCGTAGACGTAGCCCTCGTCGTCCATCTCGACGGATGTGGCACCGATGGCTCGGAGTTCGTTGACGAGGAGAAGCCCGAGGTCTTTCTGGCGCTCTGTCGTGGGTACCGCGGCCGAGTCGAAGTCGGACGTAGTGTACACGCGGGCGTAGCGGCAGAAGCGCTCGGCAA carries:
- the rpoB gene encoding DNA-directed RNA polymerase subunit beta, producing MPRMARQRPRPMAIPLRPPVQTHGADSCISGHNPRVPLSSTNGKARTRATTRTGGEATRQSFGDIQPVIDYPDFLSVQLRSYHDFLQAELAPEERNPAQGLEKVFQEHFPITDTRERYTLEYLHFALDAPKHSIEECLAQGLTYALPLKAKLRLSAKEDEDEDEPEEAVQQDVYLGNLPVMTEKGTFVVNGAERVIVSQLHRSPGVFFSQSVHPNGTDLYSARVIPFRGSWIEFSTDVANVMWAYIDRKKKMPVTGLLRALGYSSDAEIVTLFDLADEVEVSNKRAFKKLVGRTLASTVTVNIHHEVIDEDTGEVIEERDEREVIFPAEHELTEDDYGTLKDAGVESVILRKEQNEDDDDNQIDRGTLLNTLKKDPTHSSEEALEYLYQLLRGAEAPDVDTARALLDRLFFSDKRYDLGSVGRYRMNSRLGLDKTNRSVTLSKEDIVAIVNEIILLQNGRSQVDDIDHLGNRRVRTVGEQLESQFSLGLARMARTIKERMNLRDADRFTPQDLVNARTVSSVINTFFGTNQLSQFMDQTNPLAELTHKRRMSALGPGGLTRERAGFEVRDVHYTHYGRLCPIETPEGPNIGLISSLCVHGVVNEFGFIETPYRIVKDGVVTEEIEYLGAESEDRFVVAQANAPLNDDGTFTNDLVRARIGGDVPLVRPDEVDYMDVAPNQIISPAASLIPFLEHDDANRALMGSNMQRQAVPLLRPSAPFVGTGLEGRVARDSRAIIVAEGDGTVEYVDARKITVRYDETPEDADAAFEEPVRDYPLVKFRRTNQDTSITQKPLVKANQRVSKGDVLADGASTENGELALGKNVLVAFMPWKGYNFEDAIVLSERLVRDDVFTSVHIEEFDHQVRDTKRGEEELTREIPNVSEEATKDLDERGIVRVGAEVTPGDIIVGKITPKGETDPTPEEKLLRAIFGDKAGDVKDASLKAKPGMKGVVIDTMLFSRRKTDPVTKKAEEKRLEEIEKALTREIDALQSSFYERFFSLINGRKVGGAVELRDGTIVVSDGAKIAKKAFSDIEPADLKIRQAFTLDDDLNKQVWKLLANYQRRHQAVEGAAKQEQYRIQMGDELPPGIVQLAKVYVAKKRKLQVGDKMAGRYGNKGVVAKVVPMEDMPFLEDGTPVDICLNPLGVPSRMNLGQIFEIMLGWAGDKLGETYATPAFDGASMDQIQAKLREAGLPEDGRIQLYDGATGEPFDQTTTVGQIYMLKLSHLVEDKIHARSIGPYSLITQQPLGGKAQFGGQRFGEMEVWALYAYGAANVLREMLTVKSDDVQGRSKTYEAIVKGDNVPEPNVPESFNVLVREMQGLGLEVKVD
- the rpoC gene encoding DNA-directed RNA polymerase subunit beta', whose translation is MAFGIKPQAPAPKKQFNSITISLASPESILERSFGEVLKPETINYRSFKPEKDGLFCEKIFGPVKDWECHCGKYKRIRYKGIICDRCGVEVTQKAVRRERAGHITLSVPVVHIWYFKSLPNKIGALLGMKSKDLDKVIYYEQYVCINPGGAASLGIERGTLLTETEYYDVLYRIREDNNRLADDDPEKFVAMIGGEAVETLLKALDLESLAVELRFQAKTETSQARKAEALKRLGIVESFRTANAKMENNPEWMVMKVIPVIPPELRPLVPLEGGRFATSDLNDLYRRVIIRNNRLKRLIDIKAPEVILRNEKRMLQEAVDSLFDNSRRSNSVRSDSNRALKSLSDMLKGKQGRFRQNLLGKRVDYSGRSVIVVGPELGLHECGLPKQMAVELFKPFIIRKLIERGIVKTVKSAKKVVDRRTADVFDILERVIDGHPVMLNRAPTLHRLGIQAFQPVLIEGKAIRLHPLATTAFNADFDGDQMAVHVPLSQDAILEARILMLSAHNIMSPAHGGPVAVPSQDMVLGMYYLTKSRKGLKGHGMRFGSIEQVRQAYDQGLLDLHAMISVKLETATFDGKQAAGEMIETSVGRALFNEIVPEGVGYINDVLTKKNLRIIIGGIFKRTNFPKTAAFLDDVKNLGFGQAMRGGLSFSLSDIVVPDAKFKLITDAEEKVDDIRANFEMGLISENERYNQVIDVWTTTNNEISNVLYDALQNDDEGFNAIYMMADSGARGSREQIRQLGGMRGLMAKPRKSVAGAAGEIIENPIKSNFKEGLSVVEYFISTHGARKGLADTALKTADAGYLTRRLVDVSQDMTVMINDCGTLRGIRTSALKDNEDIVEPLADRILGRVSVHDVRDPLSDEILVERNGLITEEIAAAIAQTSIETVEIRSVLACEADRGACALCYGRNLATGRMVEPGEAVGVIAAQSIGEPGTQLTLRTFHIGGTASRISAESTIETKFGGTIVFENLRTVQNGTGASAKMIALGRSGEVKVMGPEGRQMIAYTIPYGADVTVQEGDVVEKGDVIATWDPYNSVIVSEVGGVLRFQDVIEGTTFREESDEQTGFREKVITETRERNLTPSLVIEGEGGRREYMMPVRARLQVDAGEEIEPGAVLAKLPRQSSKTRDITGGLPRVIELFEARQPSDPAVVSEIDGVVSMGGRKRGSQEVIVTSRDGELEKTYMVSLSKHLLVHENDFVRAGEALSDGQISPQDILSILGPTAVQEYLVNEVQEVYRLQGVTINDKHIETIVRQMMQKVRITDPGDTTFLEGELVDRFVLENTNNGLYDTFVVVDPGDTEIRIGSNINRRRMREANSDMKRQDKRGVEVRDAELAVAEPVLLGITQAALATDSFISAASFQETTKVLTEAAIAGKTDPLLGLKENVIVGHLVPAGTGLRDYKDIVVGSKAELEALHAANEALDRGMSEAGDGSGFSLPNVGPDSTDDAALAEINRRLG
- the pepT gene encoding peptidase T, with the protein product MTPLTSEIASGARGAAELLRARRSNPVLLSPSRTVPVPASEFALPPVAERFCRYARVYTTSDFDSAAVPTTERQKDLGLLLVNELRAIGATSVEMDDEGYVYATLPSPLAPEAAARLPALGLCAHMDTSPDAPGENVTPLIHPDYNGGRIELPGAPEVDLSPATSPPLADAIGHDLITSDGTTLLGSDDKAGVAVLVQLAADLVASEADAVARGEGPAPRPTIQLLFTPDEEVGRGTDHLDLERWGAEVAYTLDGSGVDSLNVETFNAAEAIVTFHGVGVHPGYARGILVNALRVAADFIASCPAHEAPETTDGRGGYLHPHTASGDVVRAEVRVLLRDFDGSGMDAKRSLVRELASGAAQRHPGSRAEVDIRESYRNMLAYIEDVDPRAVSVAQEAAREMGMDLALEPVRGGTDGARLSEKGVPTPNVFTGGHEFHSVREWNTVQNLERSLAYTHALVRAWGRQ